cCTCCGAATGAGCTGACTGGCATACGGTAAGCGCACCGGCGATTTATCGTACCCTTTGgtgttttcctccttttttttctctttagttTTCCCTCCTACCCTTCCCCACGTTAATGGGCGGGAGGATTGGTGTGAAAAATGAATTATGCTTTTCTAAGATCTCTCTTCATTGTTTCGGAAACTGTTTCCTCGGactcttatctctctctctctctctcactctcgtcAGCGTCCAGAAATATGATCAGATAACTAAAATGATTGATTCTTGGGAATGATAACAAGAGTTATATTGAGTTCTTAGGATTCTCCAATGGTAATGGAACACTTGACTGTTGAAACACCTGACCCTCTGAAAAATCCTGATATCTATGCAATCAGGCAGCAACTCTACCAAGTTCAAGGTGACAATCTGCAACCACCTATCAACACAACCATCGTTAGCAATATAACACTAAATCAATCCAATCCAAAAGGGGCGGAAATTCAACATTAAAGCGTGCGCTAACTGTGAAACAAAATTAACTGTAACCTCTTGCAAAATCTTTTCCCGCCAGATAACTGTTTGCTATGTCAAAAACTGAACAAGTCTACTTCCATATTTCTAGAGTTCCTAAAACATGGTTGTTCTTGTTGTAATGCCAAGTAACTTGGGAAGTCCACCATGCATAACAACACAGAATGATGTCTATTCGGGCATTTGTATTGTCCTCTCAATTAGTCTTCAGCTTAGCCGATGTCGAAGCAAGATGAGAAAGAGTTCTGTGGCCCACAAAGATCAGAAAAACTCCAAGAAGGCCAAGCGCCTTTAAGGTCGTGAAGAGATCCAACTGTAAGAGAAAGACAAATGACAGTCAGAGAGGTTTGAGGAGTGCGGAGCAAACAAGCTCAAAAGGGAATGCGATAAAGCACCTTCAGCCAAAAGAGCCCATAGAGCAGCAGAACAGCCGCAATGCCAGCATGGAAGAGTATGGAGAAGAGCGCAGGCACTGATGAGGAAGGAAAGCCTTTAAAGTTGACTCCCAGACGTAGCAGCTGCACACAAACAAGAACAACAAAAGGGTGACTGCTAATTAAAATAGGAATgagaattcataacataaataaaaaaccaAAAATCATTAAACCATCTAGTTCGGATTAGAGCTCATGAAATACACATCAAAGGAAACGAAAACTGAAACTCACCCCTATCAGGAATCCTACTAGTGGTACATTGGTTAAAGCCAAAAAAGCAAAAGAGAGTTCCTTTGGTGGTCTCTTCTCTGGAGATCGGAAGATGTGTGATATCTCTAGCTTCGGCCCAAATCTTGAGTATGGGTCAACAGGTTGTGGTGGAGGACGTGATGCTTTCTCTGGTGGTTCTGGTAAGTCTAAATCAATGTAACCGAGGACACGGAGGAATGAATTCTCCTGCACaagcaaaaaaaattaatacAAGCTACATCAGTAAAAGAGTTGACTCAACAGAAGCGAAACATAATACCATTGCAGCATCACCAATGGCAAGCTCAATTTCATATCTTCCTGAGAGGTAATAAAATTTTTCCACCAGCCCAAGAAAATCCTGCAGGGATGAGTAAACCACTAGTCTTAATAAATAGTCGAGCATACATCAATAAAATTATTCCAGCATCATAGCCATACTTTAACTATGATCagaggttttttttttaatttttggcaACTGATTTGTAAAGGTATATACAGATCCAAGTATTTTGCTCTACAGAGGCAACAGTTAACATAAATCTGTAAATTCTCAACCACAATTCATGTCCATGTAATTAGCAAGATCAACAGGATGTTATTCATTGTTTTCCACATTTTCTGTCATGTAGTTTCTTGATGAGTTTAATTTTCTTTCCTCCTATATGCTTTAACACAACTGATTTCAGCCCTACCATCCAAAACTAGATATGAGAGTCAAAAGTACGACAGATGTTATTATGGGCAAGGGTGTAATCATGACTATCATATAGGTAAGAGAAATGGATCCTGATGTTATCTCTCATATCTGGTCACAgcaaaatttaatcaaaatttgatcttcagaTCCATAATTAATCCATTTGGGGGTCATATTCAGACTAAACTGAACTTGAGATGTACATGCTATTTAACACAGACCAAATACTTTGATTAAAAATGCACTATGAACAAACAAGACCACATATCTAAAAGAAACACgtatatttaaatttatacaaACAATAGACAACTCCTGCTGGACACAAATAAGTCGAACCGAAAACATTAATAAAGCAGATATAACAAAATTGATAAATCTTACCACTTCGAAGTGGACTTTATGATATTGATTATACTCATGCTGACTGATacataccatgtacctataaattACCAAATACAAATGCTTGTTCCAATCAAAAGACgtgatttctcttttttttaaatatgtttCATCAATTTATACTTAGTATTCTTCCCTCTAACATGCTCTCATAAAAATGcaccgaccaatcaagtaggttcATTCGGAAAGATGCATATTTgccaaactagctaagtccgtgacactatgGTAACCTGAATTCATCCAAGTATGCCATATTTTACATTAAACATTGTAGACTGACAAAGTAACTGATGTTCAATATACACAAGAAACTGAAGATTCAGGAGAAAGAATCAACTAGAGACAAACTCACTAGTATTATCTTGAACTGCCTAGCAGAGCTCTCCAATGCAAAGATGTGCTCAACTTTGCTTTCATGCCTCAGTTTTAGGAACACCTGTTAACAATTGTTCTCTATCAGATAAAAACATACATATAGATGCACATAGATATGTGTATGTATGGCTTATTATCATGAAGGTCAGCTGCAAACTTGATGTGGCTTAAAATTGTGTCCAAGAGGAGTCACGAGTTGAAAAGTTAAACGCATCCTTTGAAGATGATTTGCTGCTAGTGAAATCCTGTTGTCTTGGGATAGATCTAACCTGCATGAGAAACAGAAAAATGATAGTAGGCACATGTGCAATATTCTATAACAAAAATATGTGAAGTGTCTCATGGttgaaataaagaaaagaaagagacaaTAAGCAAATCATATCAATTCAGAAAATGCATATTTGGGATTAAACTTATAATATAAATCACCTACCCTGAACTAAGTAGTAAATTTCAGAATGGGAATTGTTCAGATTATCAGAAATAATGACATAGCCTATTTGACAATGTTGATTAAAATACATTATCAGTAAGGAAATAttatgtcttttctttttttcaaaggatAAGTGATGAAGGCAGGATTCAAATCCAGGACCTTACGATAATGAAGATCTTTACCAGCCAAGCTAGTCAACACCTTCAAATCTGATGTCTTCAGGGCCATTTACCTAAATCTTTTTTACAATCTAGATTTTTAAGCTATACTGATATTTAACAAGGCTCTTAGTTAGAAAGAATAAAAGTAGTGCTTTAGTTTGAGTTATCAGCTTAAGCCAAAATATAAAAAGCAGTTGAACAATGCCAGGTGTAGTCATAGGTAGAGGtaatttttctatttaaaaaaagTCTAAGATAAATTTGATTGGTAATCACAGTAAAACACGAGTTAGACTTCTTGTCAGTTCTCCATAAAAACTTGTTCTGAAAAGAAAAAGATCCGGCAGCAGATTTGGAATGGTCAGGCTTGGCTAACACCTTTGGAATTTCAATACTAGAAAAGATTCTTGACATCTCTATACTTTTAATTTTTCAAACGGGAAGTCTAGCGAAACCATGATACTCCGCTATGCAAAATGGAATTGAACTATCTTTTTTTAAACTTCAATGTGAAGATAATGTATTGCAAGATTGTTATATTATTTGTACAACATAAAATATCAAGTGAATATATAaaaattcaaaataaattagtgaaaaatgaaaagaaaccAGACACCCTTTGTATCTGCTAACTTGGTTAGTACTGGGAGATTAAAAATCACTTCCTTTCACCCTCTTGATCAGTGCCATATTAGTGACGAGTGATGCCTCAAATAAGATATCATCCTGAACTAGACTAACTTCATTGTGAACTTCCAGTTAGCActgatgaagaacaaaacagagaagtaacaatgcccttGATAGAAAAATTACACAGGACCCCTGATATAACAAACACTACTAGTTGACATATAATCTCACGATCAGAGTACTTCAAGATTACCTATCATTTACTTTGACCCTCTTGATCAATGCCATATTAGCGACGAGGGGGTTTTCAAATAAGATATCATCCTTGACTAATGTTCGAtgtgaaatcttccaatttagcgTAGATAAAAAGGCCAATGGACAAATAACAACACACTTAATTAAAAAGAACTACAAAGACCCCTTATACAACAAAGACGTCTAGATTGATATATAATCTCAAAGCCACTAGAAACACTTTAAATGGAGATACTTCATGTCAGTTGCAGGAAGTTTCCCAATAGCTTAATCATTGCCGAAATATAATATTATACTTAATTTTTGCTCATATTTCGTTCTTTTTTACCCATCTCACACAACAACTAACCCATTTTCTATTTGTTTTCACAAGTCAAAATATCTAGGAAAGAAAGTACGAGGACATGTTTCACAATATGACTCAAAATATATAGGATACTAGAACatttatttttctgaaattgaGTTACTTTTGCATTGTCGCTGCACTCTCTGCATCACTATCAAAAACCCCAATTTGAGCCTTGTCCACTTTAATGGTTCCTGTTAGAAAAGCCAATGCGTTGGCGCGTCCACCAGTAGCATAGATATTCAAGTTCTCAGGGTCATGAAGTGAGATCTGCAACCAGCCCAATTAGAACATCCTGTTGGTAGATAATGAAACAAAGCTATAGATCTAGACAAATGAAATTCCGAAGTACCTCAAATTCTAATGTATACTTTCCAACATCAATTTTCAGGGGTAGGATATCCAAGTAATGGATGTTGTTTTCTGTGTCAAACTGTAGCTCCtgtaattttaaaagaaaaaatacaCTATGCATTTAGATGGCAAAGTAAGAAAGAAACATTATAGTTCATAAGGCCACTACCAATTGTATATATATGGCTCCATATAGTACAACAAACTAAAGAAAACTGCATGACCTGGTTCTCTAGGACAGGAGTGTCCTTATCATAGCTGGAAGCTTGCACCAAAATCACTGTTAATGGAGGTGCAGCTGAACCAAACACTGTAGTCACCTCAACCTGAGATAAGCACAAGAATAATGATTCACTTAAAAGTCTGAACAATCTAGCAAATTTGTTTTTCTGAGCCATTGTAACTTAATAAATTAGCATATACGATAATGCAGTTgtcataataattattttcttgacAAGCAAGAGATTCAAGCCCAAGACTCTGCAAAACCAGAACAGACAACAGAAATTAATTATTTGACAACTTCCAAtggcaatggttgttcaatacttCAATATATTATGATACATGCACGAAGTATTTGTGGAGATGCTTCAGGCATGACATACAAAATACACAGCCTAGCTAAATGCAAACAAGATGGAAAATGAACAGTTTGAGCATATATAACATGTCGATACCTTCAAGTTTGGTGTTGCTCAAAAAGATACTCAAAACGCCACAAAAACGAAAAAGCTCTAACATGAGCAGTGTAAATCATGTGCTTCACAAAATCTACCAATTTATTTTCCTTAGAGTTTAACTTAAGCCGAAGAAAGTAATGAACTGTAATTTGAAGTATTGGAACACCAAAAtttaaaaagaaacaaagaaatcaCAGAATAATATGCTGCAACAGAGTTAATCACCTTAAGCTGGTCCTTTGAGGTTAAAGAAAGTACAGTAGCTGGAAGTGAAAGAATCAGGGGAATAGAGATCCTGTACCATAGAAAGAATCCCTCTTGTAAGTACTTGAGGTACACAAATAATTAGATGGAACTTCTTGCATTTATATTCACATATCAAAAAAGGTAAGCGTAATAATATTTGTTTTACAAGAAGTAGATAAGTAGATTACATCTACCATATGTAACAAATATTAAATGTTATACAAACCAATTTTTGCAGCCTTATTATATTTTACTTGCCAAAAGAACAAGAACGATATCACTAATTAGTtaactaagaaacaaagctccatGGTGGGGAAGATACATGTTGTCAACCTAAAAAACCCTTTCATCTTGTGGTAGTAACCAAACAAAAGGAAAGGCTAAGTAGATAGTGTCATGGTGCTAACAGACAAAAAATGCATTTTACAGTAAATTGTGCCATTCCATGCATATTTGTAGATTCCACTTCAATTGTTTATCCAAAAATCAGATACATAATTTCAGTAATTGACTTAAAGGTAGTTTGTCTAGAGGTCTTTAGAACTGTTTATGAAAACTATTTTCGGAGGTATTACAAGTTGCTTATCTGAACATTTTGTGTTCAACCTTGATTTAGTTGCCCAGGAAACTCAGTCTCACCACAGCTTTCGAGGTGCTTATGGAGTTCGAGTGGGTCACTTGGAGGAGGTTTTCAATGTGATCGGCAACTTTCTTTGGTTAACAGTGCATTCTAATGGCTTGCCACTGTTGCTTTCTAGTTGCTTTAGACCTGTGGTTTATCCTTCAACAGTTATTTTACTAGAAGTTGGAGGTTATTTACTTGACTTCCATTTATGTCCAAAATGGGTAATCTTTATCAGTTTTGCTTTTAAGTTGGCTCATTTATTAGCACTGTCCTGCAAATGAACATGATGGTAGTGCTTCTTTGCAACATATTTCTGCTGATTATGACCTGCTTTCTTGTATGTCTATTACCATAAGATTACTTTCTAGCTACTGTAAGATCATTTTCTAGCTAATGTGCTTCTATTCATCTAATGGTGCAAAAGGTTACAAAACCCCTCTCTAATATGCAATCATTTGATGAGAAAATAAGTATAATTCTCTAGGAAAAAGCTGTGGTAATGATACAATGGAGTTATATTGTGTGAAGCAACATGAGCAAGCTCAGGTAGCGAAAACTGCACCATAGTCTTGGTTAAACTACTTCCCATAGAAATCCTACGCAATGTCACTGATCTATGTATAGCTTCCAATTTATATCAACAGGTATTTGGTAATAACATTGTTGCTGATGTTTTAGTCTGTCACAATTATTCCAGATAAGGCTCCCTTGACAGGTCAGTTAGCCATACCGTTTGAATAGTCAAAACTTCATATCTTTTAGCAAGATGGTAATAATATAATTCATAAACTATGTGCAGTTACAGGCAAAATAAATTCTGAGAGCTGACTATCAACTTTCTCCTTATCATTAGTGGTGATATTAGCAGTGGTACTTCCTAGATACAGAAATTTAAGTTCCTTAATTGCATACAACTTATATGATCTAAAAACCGAACTTTTGACAAAACCAGCAAGCATAATGTAGATATCATAATCAAAAGAATGAAGCACTAAAGGGTACTGGATAAAAATATCTTGGTAACAACAATAAAACCAGAAACAAAATTGCTGCAAATTAAACCGTAAAGCAGGTTCCTTCTTCACATGTCTCCTATAAATAGTTAAACCATTGGTTGACAAGGATGTCACTAAAACAATGAACCTGCCTGTTGCTTTCAAGGCATGATAATGCATCTATCTGATTGAACAAATCTTTGGTGCTCCCAGGAACTCCAATGCTGAGAAAAAATTTTGCCAAGCCCAACATTTTATCACCAGGAATCTGCAAATTAAGGTTCCAAGATTAACGAAAAAGGCAATATAATTAGCACAAATAAGAGTTACATGTTCTGCAATATCTGCTAACCCACATTCAACTTTCCAGCAACTGCAGCAAAAGCTGTAACACCGCGGACGACTGAGGCTGTAGTTGTGAGAGGACCCTTATATTCACTACCATCAACATGCTTCTCATCAAAGTATAAGGTTCCATCATCTGCAGCAAGTCCAGTTCAGTAGATTATTATCCCAGACATATACTACTGAAACCATAAAAGAAATCTAGTGATCCAGCTCACGTACTTAATACTAAGGTAAAGATTAAAAATAGACAAGAGGGATCTCCCAATGCATGTCCAGCATCAACATGAATGCAAATCAGAAAAGATAGTACATAGGAAACACTTGTTCTCTGctcaaattattaaataaaaaaagctaGTTCttgtcaaataatttatcaaagtATACAAAGATAATATAATGATTGATCTAACACAATGCCTAGCCTTATTGAAAATTTTTCAAAAAACAGTAGTGAAGGATTACGTGTATCACCAGAAATGGCTTCTAATTGACACTGAAGAATGATCACATATATGCAGCCTTTAGCAAGGTTTATTTAACCAGGAAGGTGGTATCATAGCTTGCCCTCTAGATTATGTGTCTTTCAtatgggaaagggcaagggctaaGCAGGGCAGTTTATTGGGTATCCGTAAACTATCAACATGGAGGAGGCATGAGCAGCACAGAAGGCATGTGTGATCCTAATCCATAGAGCTTTCAAGACCAATATGCCTACAGGATTATGCAAAGAATGATATATTAAGATTCCATGGACGCAAACCATAAATCAACAATAAAGATTACCAAGCATGCTTCCTTCTGGATGAGTCATTGCCGCAAGGCACAACAACCCTTCTTGAGTGTCAGGGAATCTATTGTTCCTGATTACAAACTCCTTGCTCTCTTTTGCTTTTACCATTTTCTATATTTCCACAATGAGACATGTTCATCAATGCTCATATGCAAATCAAAAAGGTTAAAACATCTTAATGCTAATCAATATGAATATAAAGCTTTATAGTGAGTTGAATTAGTTGTGTTTTGATTATATTTGAGATATTTTTTCAACTGTTTCAGGCACTGTCATTTTATAGTTGTCGTACTTTATGTTCAACCCAGATTGTCAATTGTGTTTAATAACAATGAAAGCTTCGAGACTTTTTTTTCAAGTTTTATGACATATGTCCCTACATTGTAATACCTCTGAAAATACAGTAGCTGGAAGTGAAAGAATCAGGGGAATAGAGATCCTGTACCATAGAAAGAATCTCAAGCAATCAAAAACCATTTACTATCACAAGTAAGATTTTAAATATCAGATCAATACCAATTTTGATGATTCATTGGACCAGTACAATATTTGTGTATACCTCACAGCTgggtttttaattttgaatgatccCGCCCATACCgatcggtacgtaccagtccgccgGCAGACCGATACATGGACCGCCCGCTTCCGGCCAATACCATCGATTGGGGCTATTTCCGTCCCATTACCACGCGAAATCGGTCGACAACGGTCGATTTTGACCGTCGCCGCCCACTACGAGGCAGTATTAgccgaggaaggaagaagagagagaagaaaagaaagaacctaGAGATTCGGCactgctctccctcgacgatctcaaTCCATCGCCACCCTCCCTCGCTGGACACCGTAGATGCGATGTCGCCACCTCCTCATCTGAGGCGACGAGGTCTCGGTGTCATcagcgacttctcctcatccgtgaggggagaagaagcctcggtgaCATCACCGAGGCTTCGCGGGAAGAAGAAACGAGACGACGTcaccccttttttattttttaactttattatatatataaatatatacatactcgTACTGTACTATACCGAGTTGAGCTCGATACTCCGGAAACatacgaaattgcgaaccttgcatcACAGTATACCAACCTGTATTTGCTTGAATCACCGAAGGAAAAAAATGAATATGATCCAATATCAATTTGTGATCGAACCGGTAAGCACCAGTCGGTAGCTAGTATGCACCATACAGACCGGCATTTGAAACCATGATTACAAGTGTCatcaaataaaatattgagaCATGTTAAAAAAGAGTACGGACCTCAACCATACAAAAggattttaattaaagatgcttgtcatgtatgcacACGCAATGCGCTCACCAAACTGAAAAGTTCACAATAAGTGGAATCCCTACATCAAACTATTTATTGAGCTTTTCAGTCTAATTTATACTCATAATTATTGCCCCTGGCATACTATAAATGCATGGTTGGAATGTGTCCCAGATAGCACCAGATCACAGAAGATATGTTCTTTAGACATTAATCTGACAAATTCAGTTGTATATAAGAAACTATAAGTTAGATGCAGAGAGACAAGAAGCTAGTGCACATACCATAGCTCTTGATACTATCAAATAGCTTCTCGATATCATGTTTTACAATTCCAATCTGCCAAGAACATATAATAGAGTTTTATTTActgcttaaaaataataaaaatggagTAAAAATGTGATGACCTATTGAATGATGATTAATTATTTGGAATACTAGCCATATTGTTGACATTAACAGTTGTCAATAGAAACATAAACAAGACAAGAAAATAACTAGAAGAGTCAGGAACAGCATATTCTCTGCTCTGAAGATCAGGCAACACTCAAATTAGCTTATTGAGGTGCACACTAATTGGCAGATGTCCAAACTAAAAGAAAGAATGAAGATGGTGCTGAAATGGACTATTCATTCTAAAACACAAACATTTTTGGAACTCACAAAAAAGGGTCTTGGAGAAGATTGTAAAGAGCCACTCACTATACTAACACTGTGGAAGGCTTTTGTTGGTTAAAATTTCCACAAAAGTTtacaattttttaatataattttctaACGGAGGGGTATTTTCTAACAGCGAAGTAAAATGAGCTAGGCTTTCGGAGAGGTGGAAGCACCAAGATACTGGTAAAAGGtaagaaaacaaaataacattTACAACAGTTTTCAGTTCCTTAAATGAGAGAAAAAAAGCAGAAAAACATACTAAATGTGTAGCCAGGCCACAGATAAAAGCCATGAAGCTATAATGACTATGAATGATACAAACCAAGGACTTTGATCAGAACAAAAGAACATCTGATAAACCTTAAATCAGAAACCATACCCATAATTAAAATATGACATACAAAGGGATAAACCTAGCTGTGCTTGCTTAAAATGCATAAGAAATCATATAATTTTGGTGCAAAGATGCCCAACCCAACTACAAAATCATGTCCCTGACAAAGTTAGCACCAGGCCATTAGCATTTGATGATAAGAACAAGATTACAGATGTTTTATATGCACAATTAAGTAGGAAGCCCTAACTCTAAATAATCTCAGTGAGCCATTTTTAGCAGAGCCAATATTTGCCATTTCTAATAGCATGACCATCAGCAAACAAGTGAAAAATGTCATGAGTCTTGCATCAGAATAAACTGAAAGCCATGTATGGGTGCCACAAGTGGGAAAAAGGTAGAATAAGCATAAACATTTTGTAGATTCAGGTTATGGTGGTATGAAGTTAAGTAACATGAATGACCAATCAAAGCATATTTACTTGTAAACAGAGAAAAGGGACTTGATTTGAAATCAAAATCACCAAAGTGAGGAAGTAGATGGATCAAAAATGTCAATACATCATGCTGTACAGTCTAACATTAGTATATCACCATTTTTGCCTAAAGAAGAACACCTGATCAAAATGCCAGTATGTAATGTCATACAGGCTGCAGATGACAAAATATGTTTACTGCCACATGCACCATTCCAATATATAAACAAGAATTCCCTATCATTTTCTTGATTCAAAAGAGAATGGAGCAACTACTTAGACAACTTTTATAATGAACTTAGGCATAAAGCATGCCTGTAGCTGTTATCTACATTCTTTTATTGTGGATGTAACACATGCTAGCACTACATGTTTAACATGAGAACAAAATATGATACCAAATATATTGACAAGATGGAACTATGACAATGGATATGTCACAAGATGCTCTTACAGGAGACATCCTAGCAAGTCAACAAGATAAAGTTATTCATCACCAAGAACACAAACAAACTGTCCTAACCATGATACAATTCTCAACCAATGAACTTCCAGTACAATGAGAAGGTACGATGTATTTTGGATTATAACCTCAGAAAAATATACTTCTCTATGCATACCAATATTCCCTATACACTGGGTTTTTGCCTTCATATGGGTCACATAGTAAAAAGAAAGGCACAAACCTTGCTTTTCATGTAGAGAGAATAGGACTTAAGAAATAACCTCttttatgtatgtgtatatgaGTTTGAGGAGACACAGAACTCTTCAGGTGGACATGCAAAGTATAAGTAACTATGGTTAGCATTTGATACTAACTATATGATCAAAAGTCAAAAGCTTATTTGGCTCTTGTACAATGTAGATCCTTCTTCCTATGCAAACCCTTACCTCAGTTAAAAGCTTTGACATAACAAGTTTAAAAAAAGGCTCAACAGTACTATGTCCACTTCTTATCATCGTGAACCTCATTCCATACACAACCCTAGGATCTCCAGTGAAGATTAATGGTCAAACCTATGTTTCAGATCTTCACTCATATAAACAACCCTAGCATCTCCAGTGaagattcatcagttccataatcaACAGAGTAAGGATGCTCTTGGTTTAAAACACGATTTCCAAAGGCATAAAAGAAAAAACAGTAATGTAGTGTAGAATTACTTATAAAGAGTGCTAATGACCTTACaggcatgatatatatatatatatatatatatatatatatatatatatatatatatatatatatatatatatatatatatgaaaaaggaCCAGTTTGTACAGTATGGTCTCACCTTGGATTGATCCACCTCTGCATCTGCTAAGGAAACAACAGCAGCAAGTGCCTCTAGTGCTATTCCTATAACAGTAATAAAAATGAATTATAAACACAACACAAATCTACATGATGCAACTTccataaaaaaacaaagaaaagatcAAGTTGTAAAAACAAAAAAGACCAATACCAGCAGCATAGGTACTAGATTCAGCATTATTGGAATCATACCGCCACCTTCCATCACTTTGGCTAAGTGCCTACCAAGATGAACATTCCAGTTATTATCAGTTAGCAAAACATCATAAGAGAACAAAACAGAGAAAAGAAGAGGAACACAGAATATGCTGAAAAAAATAAGTTAGAAAGCTAAGCAAATCACCTTTATGGAATGGAAAACACCTTCAGCATCAGATAAAACAGCACTAACACCTTGCCCCTGCATAGTGAATGTATTAACTTTGAGCCCATGATTTTATAGAATTCAAAATATTATGATAATCCAAGATGAAGGACTAAATAACAGATACCAGGGGAAGTCACAAAAATACTAATTAAATAGAGTTAAGTGAAGCAATTACTGAATGCAAGATGTAtcagaaaaaggagaaaaggcATCTTATGTTCCAATGACAACATACCTTGATATGCAGCAAGCTAATGACAGAGTAATATAAGTCCATCAATGAATCTGCATCTTTTATCAGAGCTTGAAGATGTGATGCAACATTCTAGAAGAAAGAAAGCATAGCCATAAGATACTTGCagaagtaattaactcaaaacaGAGACAAGCACAATACAAACAAGAATATTAGTGAGGCACCTCAAAAGTTTGAGAACCAATCTCGCATCCCAAGATGCCATTTAGTCTGAGTGCATTGAAGAATTCCTTAGGACTAGAAGTAGGCGATCTAAGT
The DNA window shown above is from Musa acuminata AAA Group cultivar baxijiao chromosome BXJ2-4, Cavendish_Baxijiao_AAA, whole genome shotgun sequence and carries:
- the LOC103982407 gene encoding dolichyl-diphosphooligosaccharide--protein glycosyltransferase subunit 2 — protein: MARNLGFVVGFAALICAALLSISAAASIRPISDAHRSAALELFVPVDGSFPSLEETYEALRTFQILGVGKTSDISNATCPVVLDKLRSPTSSPKEFFNALRLNGILGCEIGSQTFENVASHLQALIKDADSLMDLYYSVISLLHIKGQGVSAVLSDAEGVFHSIKALSQSDGRWRYDSNNAESSTYAAGIALEALAAVVSLADAEVDQSKIGIVKHDIEKLFDSIKSYDDGTLYFDEKHVDGSEYKGPLTTTASVVRGVTAFAAVAGKLNIPGDKMLGLAKFFLSIGVPGSTKDLFNQIDALSCLESNRISIPLILSLPATVLSLTSKDQLKVEVTTVFGSAAPPLTVILVQASSYDKDTPVLENQELQFDTENNIHYLDILPLKIDVGKYTLEFEISLHDPENLNIYATGGRANALAFLTGTIKVDKAQIGVFDSDAESAATMQKLDLSQDNRISLAANHLQRMRLTFQLVTPLGHNFKPHQVFLKLRHESKVEHIFALESSARQFKIILDFLGLVEKFYYLSGRYEIELAIGDAAMENSFLRVLGYIDLDLPEPPEKASRPPPQPVDPYSRFGPKLEISHIFRSPEKRPPKELSFAFLALTNVPLVGFLIGLLRLGVNFKGFPSSSVPALFSILFHAGIAAVLLLYGLFWLKLDLFTTLKALGLLGVFLIFVGHRTLSHLASTSAKLKTN